In a genomic window of Dyadobacter fermentans DSM 18053:
- a CDS encoding Rossmann-like and DUF2520 domain-containing protein, whose product MKISFIGAGNVAWHLAQAFEDAGHWICEVYSRDTQKARQLASSLYDTNIQPDLNFSESEAELIVIAVTDDAIESIIQRIVLPEGVILVHTSGTRSLAEFQKLVEIYSDVYVHTGVFYPLQTFTKGVEMEYSELPFCIESRSELIEGKLMQLASSVSENVTRMDSDERFILHVAAVFASNFTNYMLTVSHDLLEREQISFDLLKPLIQTTIYKAMLSDDPSIGQTGPARRGDWKTTARHLEYLQETNEDYTEIYRLLTDKIRNLYISK is encoded by the coding sequence TTGAAAATCTCCTTCATTGGCGCTGGTAATGTGGCCTGGCATCTGGCGCAGGCGTTTGAGGATGCGGGGCATTGGATTTGCGAGGTGTATAGCCGCGACACGCAGAAAGCGCGTCAGCTGGCGTCTTCTTTATATGATACCAACATCCAGCCCGACCTCAATTTCTCGGAAAGCGAAGCCGAACTGATCGTGATCGCCGTTACGGACGATGCCATTGAAAGCATTATCCAACGTATTGTGCTGCCCGAAGGCGTGATCCTCGTCCATACCTCCGGCACGCGCTCGCTCGCTGAATTTCAGAAACTTGTGGAAATTTACAGCGACGTATATGTCCACACGGGCGTGTTTTATCCATTGCAGACATTCACCAAAGGCGTCGAAATGGAATACAGCGAGCTGCCGTTCTGTATCGAGTCGCGCAGTGAGCTGATTGAAGGGAAACTGATGCAGCTAGCTTCCAGCGTGAGCGAAAATGTGACCCGCATGGATTCCGACGAGCGCTTCATCCTGCACGTGGCCGCCGTATTTGCGAGCAATTTCACCAACTACATGCTCACCGTTTCGCACGATCTGCTGGAACGTGAGCAGATCAGCTTCGACCTGTTAAAACCGCTCATTCAAACGACGATTTACAAAGCCATGCTCTCCGACGATCCGTCCATCGGCCAAACCGGCCCGGCCCGGCGCGGCGATTGGAAAACCACCGCCCGGCACCTCGAATATTTACAGGAAACCAACGAGGATTATACCGAAATCTACCGCCTGCTCACCGATAAGATCCGCAACCTCTACATTTCAAAATAA
- a CDS encoding TraR/DksA family transcriptional regulator translates to MMQEERTRYSEEELKEFEELIRGKLEATRSELEYIKTGLSKKNDSGTDVTAGAAKLVEDGADASERENLSQLAARLQKYSVQLENALIRIKNGTYGVCIDTGKLIPKERLRIVPHTQQTIEAKLKRAS, encoded by the coding sequence ATTATGCAAGAAGAACGAACAAGATATTCAGAGGAAGAATTAAAGGAGTTTGAGGAGCTGATTCGTGGGAAATTGGAAGCGACAAGAAGTGAGCTCGAATACATTAAAACAGGACTGAGTAAAAAAAACGATAGCGGCACGGACGTAACAGCCGGCGCAGCAAAACTGGTAGAAGATGGCGCCGACGCCAGCGAACGCGAAAACCTGAGCCAACTGGCCGCACGCCTTCAAAAATATTCCGTACAGCTCGAAAACGCCCTTATACGCATTAAAAACGGCACTTACGGCGTTTGCATCGACACCGGCAAACTGATCCCGAAAGAGCGCTTGCGCATTGTACCCCATACACAGCAGACAATCGAAGCGAAGCTGAAACGGGCTAGCTAA
- a CDS encoding KdsC family phosphatase: MDSTLTERFKRITTFIFDIDGVMTDGSVIALETGEQPRIFNVRDGYGINRAIRMGYRVAIISAQSQVGVRKRLEYLGVTDIFIGTSPDGKLPVFRKYLAETGLTEDEIVFMGDDLPDYEVMRTSVMGACPADSADEILAIADYISPKNGGRGAVRDLIEQVMKVQGKWMAWFE; this comes from the coding sequence ATGGATTCGACTCTTACGGAACGTTTCAAGCGCATTACCACCTTCATTTTTGACATCGACGGCGTCATGACCGACGGCAGCGTCATCGCACTGGAAACCGGCGAGCAGCCCCGCATTTTCAACGTGCGCGACGGCTACGGCATCAATCGGGCGATCAGAATGGGTTACCGCGTGGCCATCATCTCGGCGCAAAGCCAGGTAGGCGTTCGTAAAAGGCTCGAATACCTGGGCGTAACCGATATTTTCATTGGTACATCGCCCGATGGCAAGCTGCCTGTTTTCAGAAAATACCTCGCCGAAACCGGCCTCACCGAAGACGAAATCGTGTTCATGGGCGACGATCTGCCCGATTACGAGGTCATGCGCACAAGCGTGATGGGCGCCTGCCCGGCCGACTCCGCCGACGAAATCCTGGCCATTGCCGATTATATTTCTCCCAAAAACGGCGGCCGCGGTGCCGTCCGCGACCTCATCGAACAGGTGATGAAAGTACAGGGAAAATGGATGGCCTGGTTTGAATAA
- a CDS encoding metallophosphoesterase family protein translates to MKILHTADWHIGKKLDNFSRLEEQRLVLDEICEIAEHEAVDAIVIAGDLFDNFNPSSEATELLYSTLHRLSANGTRAVIAIAGNHDSPERIQVPDALAKVCGILFVGFPNTEIRPFCTQGQVDIIKTAPGFLEIKLPNAAFPLRVLHTPYANEQRLKTFLGVEESEEALRIHLQQHWQQLADEHLDNNGFNLLATHLFVMQKGGEMPEEPDDERPILHIGGAQAIYTENFPKQVHYIALGHLHRFHQVDKVPAPAVYSSSPLAYSFSEANQNKYVILIEAEAGKLVGYTPIELLKGKKLRRKSFHSIDEAIEWLGEHSEDLIELTIISDNYLEASDKKRLMEAHSGIIQIIPQIKKSEVADTSSEVDLSLSMEKLFQEYFKSKNKGQEPSNGLMEVFREVLGSEAE, encoded by the coding sequence ATGAAAATACTGCACACCGCCGACTGGCATATCGGCAAAAAGCTCGATAACTTTTCCCGCCTCGAAGAACAACGGCTTGTCCTGGACGAAATCTGCGAAATAGCAGAACACGAGGCCGTCGACGCGATCGTGATCGCGGGCGACTTGTTCGACAACTTTAACCCGTCGTCCGAAGCGACCGAGCTTTTGTACAGCACATTGCACCGGTTATCTGCCAACGGCACCCGGGCCGTGATCGCCATCGCCGGCAACCACGATTCCCCCGAACGCATCCAGGTCCCCGACGCACTGGCGAAGGTTTGCGGCATTCTGTTCGTCGGTTTTCCCAATACGGAAATCAGGCCATTCTGCACGCAGGGGCAGGTCGATATTATCAAAACCGCGCCCGGCTTCCTGGAAATCAAACTACCCAATGCCGCATTTCCCCTGCGCGTATTGCACACGCCTTACGCGAACGAGCAGCGCCTCAAAACGTTCCTCGGCGTGGAAGAATCCGAAGAAGCATTGCGCATTCACTTGCAGCAGCATTGGCAGCAGCTCGCCGACGAGCATTTGGACAATAATGGCTTCAACCTGCTAGCCACGCATTTGTTCGTCATGCAAAAAGGCGGCGAAATGCCCGAAGAGCCCGACGACGAGCGTCCGATCCTGCATATCGGCGGCGCCCAGGCCATTTACACCGAGAACTTCCCGAAGCAAGTGCATTACATCGCATTAGGCCATTTGCACCGCTTCCACCAGGTAGATAAGGTGCCCGCCCCGGCCGTATATTCCAGCAGTCCGCTGGCTTACAGCTTTTCGGAAGCGAATCAGAACAAGTATGTAATATTAATCGAAGCCGAAGCCGGAAAACTGGTCGGTTACACGCCTATCGAGCTTTTGAAAGGCAAAAAGCTGCGCCGCAAAAGCTTTCACAGCATTGATGAAGCCATTGAATGGCTAGGCGAGCATTCGGAAGATTTGATAGAACTGACCATTATCTCGGATAATTATCTCGAAGCATCCGATAAAAAGCGGCTGATGGAAGCGCATTCCGGCATTATCCAGATTATTCCGCAGATTAAGAAAAGTGAAGTAGCCGATACGTCGTCGGAAGTGGATTTGTCTTTGAGTATGGAGAAGTTGTTTCAGGAGTATTTTAAATCTAAAAACAAAGGCCAAGAACCTTCGAACGGCCTAATGGAAGTCTTCCGAGAAGTGCTAGGCAGCGAAGCAGAATGA
- a CDS encoding 3-keto-disaccharide hydrolase, translated as MRLQAAILLLFLFPEPQLLAQTDDRLQFVPLFNGKNLDGWVDVNTSKETWKVKNGALICSGKPIGVMRSDRQYENFILEVEWKHMEAGGNSGVFIWSEGTPQEHDPLTKAIEVQMLELDYARQHNATDDYVHGELFPTMGMTAIPDNPRGIRSRSLEKRCKGKGEWNKYVVVAVDGTVKLSVNGKFVNGLRASERKKGYICLEAEGAEIHFRNMRIMELPGGITTPEQVAPVVH; from the coding sequence ATGCGTTTGCAAGCGGCTATATTGCTACTTTTCCTGTTTCCGGAACCTCAATTGCTGGCCCAAACGGACGACCGACTTCAATTCGTGCCGCTCTTCAACGGCAAAAACCTGGACGGCTGGGTGGATGTAAATACCTCCAAAGAAACCTGGAAAGTCAAAAACGGCGCGCTGATCTGCTCCGGAAAGCCCATCGGCGTCATGCGCTCCGACCGGCAGTACGAAAATTTCATCCTTGAAGTGGAATGGAAGCATATGGAAGCCGGCGGCAACTCGGGCGTATTTATATGGAGCGAAGGCACCCCCCAGGAGCACGACCCGCTCACGAAGGCCATAGAAGTCCAAATGCTCGAACTCGACTACGCCCGCCAGCACAACGCCACCGACGACTACGTCCACGGCGAACTCTTCCCCACCATGGGCATGACGGCCATCCCCGACAACCCGCGCGGCATCCGCAGCAGATCCCTCGAAAAGCGCTGCAAAGGCAAAGGCGAATGGAACAAATATGTGGTTGTGGCGGTGGACGGCACCGTAAAACTCTCCGTCAACGGGAAGTTCGTGAACGGCCTCCGCGCCTCTGAGCGCAAAAAAGGCTACATCTGCCTCGAAGCCGAAGGCGCCGAGATCCATTTCAGGAACATGCGCATCATGGAGCTACCGGGCGGCATCACCACGCCGGAGCAGGTCGCGCCGGTGGTGCATTGA
- a CDS encoding transglutaminase family protein: protein MKYKLIHKTQYKYAEAVNNYHSLVCLTPRMLPDQLCQDFSIKITPEPAQITERVDFYGNTTHYFSLHSPHKTLTVLTTAIVERLSESTGSLFIPSSVTSGEARERLTGDRATKISVLEYTLPSPLVKWDSEIQAFAADCFDDSAPLYECIAKLCSKIYTEFQFVPDFSTVNTPIKEVLAAKKGVCQDFSHLAIACIRSFGFAARYVSGYLETLPPPGKPKLQGSDASHAWISVFIPDYGWCDFDPTNNVVPGERHIVTAWGRDYSDVPPLKGIIFSFGKHTLAVEVDVIPM from the coding sequence ATGAAGTATAAGCTGATCCATAAAACCCAATACAAATACGCGGAGGCTGTGAACAATTATCACAGCCTCGTATGCCTCACGCCGCGCATGCTACCCGACCAGCTTTGCCAGGATTTTAGCATTAAAATTACCCCGGAGCCGGCGCAGATTACCGAACGGGTCGATTTTTACGGAAATACCACGCATTATTTTTCCCTGCATTCGCCGCACAAGACGCTTACGGTGCTTACGACGGCCATTGTCGAACGTCTTTCTGAAAGCACGGGCTCGCTGTTCATTCCGTCGTCCGTAACGAGCGGGGAGGCCCGGGAGCGGCTCACGGGCGACCGCGCCACGAAAATCTCTGTTTTGGAATACACATTACCCAGCCCGCTCGTGAAATGGGACTCGGAGATTCAGGCATTTGCCGCAGATTGCTTCGACGATAGTGCGCCGTTGTATGAATGCATTGCGAAGCTTTGCAGCAAGATTTACACGGAATTTCAATTCGTACCCGACTTTTCGACGGTAAACACGCCTATCAAAGAAGTACTGGCGGCTAAAAAGGGCGTCTGCCAGGATTTTTCGCACCTGGCCATTGCCTGCATCCGCAGTTTCGGCTTCGCGGCGCGCTATGTGAGCGGATATCTCGAAACATTGCCGCCGCCGGGGAAGCCCAAGTTGCAGGGCTCCGACGCGTCGCATGCCTGGATCTCGGTTTTTATCCCCGATTACGGCTGGTGCGATTTCGACCCGACGAACAATGTCGTGCCGGGCGAGCGCCATATCGTCACCGCCTGGGGCCGCGATTACAGCGATGTGCCGCCGCTGAAAGGCATCATTTTCAGCTTTGGGAAACACACACTTGCAGTCGAAGTAGATGTGATTCCCATGTAA
- a CDS encoding acyltransferase family protein: MDKKKRYFPNLNGIRAIAASLVVFHHLEQAKHALHIANIYDWPIIQHAGRLGVGLFFVLSGFLITYLLLEERGRFGNVDAKKFYLRRVFRIWPIYFLIVGLSFFVFPHFPIFDYPGIEEKLTVDLPERLTLLLLVLPNYAFVLYDLPYWCAQTWSIGVEEQFYYLWPWLIKYPKKRIPILILFLALTAGLLYLGLEMADPSAETRTSMITTFLGQFRIQTMALGGLCAWLVYNDKLKFLGFIFRKDVQIVAYTILLVLFFSGVHFFGFLEVYAFFFAFFVLNVSCNPKTIVHLGHPVMDHLGKISYGLYIYHVAVIVVIINLFEMYAPGWRDAGYQVVLYAVSYIASVAVATFSFNYIEKPLLAYKDRKFGR; the protein is encoded by the coding sequence GTGGATAAGAAAAAGCGCTATTTCCCGAATCTGAACGGTATCCGTGCCATTGCGGCATCGCTGGTGGTATTTCACCACCTCGAACAAGCCAAGCACGCACTGCACATTGCCAATATTTACGACTGGCCCATTATCCAGCATGCCGGAAGGCTTGGCGTAGGGCTTTTCTTCGTGTTAAGCGGGTTTCTGATCACCTATCTGCTCCTCGAAGAACGCGGCCGGTTCGGTAATGTGGATGCTAAAAAGTTCTATCTGCGCCGCGTATTCCGCATTTGGCCTATTTACTTCCTGATCGTCGGCTTATCGTTCTTCGTCTTCCCGCACTTTCCGATATTCGATTATCCGGGCATTGAAGAAAAGCTCACCGTAGACCTGCCCGAGCGGCTTACGTTGTTGCTTTTGGTGCTGCCCAACTACGCATTCGTCCTTTACGACCTGCCCTACTGGTGCGCGCAAACATGGTCGATCGGCGTGGAAGAGCAGTTTTACTACCTCTGGCCGTGGCTGATCAAATACCCGAAAAAGCGCATTCCGATCCTGATTCTCTTCCTGGCATTAACGGCTGGCCTGCTTTATCTGGGGCTGGAAATGGCTGATCCATCGGCAGAAACCCGCACATCCATGATCACGACATTCCTCGGGCAGTTCCGCATTCAGACGATGGCGCTGGGCGGCTTGTGCGCGTGGCTGGTTTACAATGACAAATTGAAATTCCTCGGTTTCATTTTCCGGAAAGATGTCCAGATCGTTGCCTACACCATCCTGCTGGTGCTGTTCTTTTCAGGCGTACATTTCTTTGGTTTCCTGGAAGTATACGCGTTTTTTTTCGCATTCTTTGTGCTGAATGTCTCCTGCAATCCGAAGACGATCGTGCATTTGGGGCATCCCGTCATGGATCATCTGGGCAAGATTTCCTACGGGCTCTACATTTACCATGTGGCGGTAATTGTAGTGATTATCAATCTTTTCGAAATGTACGCGCCGGGCTGGCGCGATGCCGGTTACCAAGTTGTATTGTATGCGGTAAGCTATATTGCTTCCGTGGCAGTGGCTACTTTTTCTTTTAACTATATTGAAAAACCCCTCCTCGCCTACAAGGACCGCAAGTTCGGCCGCTAG
- a CDS encoding pyruvate dehydrogenase complex E1 component subunit beta yields MKEIAFRDAIRDAMSEEMRLDKSIFLMGEEVAEYNGAYKASQGMLDEFGPDRVIDTPIAELGFAGIAVGAAGNGLRPIVEFMTFNFSLVAIDQIINSAAKILSMSGGQYGCPIVFRGPTGNAGQLGAQHSQNFENWFANTPGLKVVVPSNPYDAKGLLKSSIRDNNPVIFMESELMYGDKMAVPEEEYLIPLGKADIKRQGKDVTIVSFGKMIPRVVMPAVLQLEKEGIDVEVIDLRTVRPIDYPAVIESVKKTNRCVVVEEAWPLASISSEIAYHIQRNAFDYMDAPVIRVTSRDVPLPYAPTLIEEILPNVKRTIDAVKSVLYK; encoded by the coding sequence ATGAAAGAAATAGCATTTAGAGATGCCATTCGCGACGCTATGTCGGAAGAGATGCGCCTTGACAAGAGTATTTTTTTGATGGGTGAAGAGGTTGCGGAATACAACGGTGCTTATAAGGCGAGTCAGGGAATGCTCGATGAGTTCGGTCCCGACCGCGTGATCGATACGCCTATCGCGGAGCTTGGCTTTGCGGGGATTGCGGTGGGCGCTGCCGGAAACGGCCTCCGTCCGATCGTCGAGTTTATGACATTCAACTTCTCGCTGGTGGCGATTGACCAGATCATCAACAGCGCGGCTAAGATTCTTTCGATGTCAGGCGGCCAGTACGGTTGCCCGATCGTGTTCCGCGGCCCGACCGGTAATGCAGGTCAGCTTGGTGCACAGCACTCGCAGAACTTCGAAAACTGGTTTGCCAACACGCCCGGTCTGAAAGTGGTTGTTCCTTCGAACCCTTACGACGCAAAAGGTTTGTTGAAATCGTCCATTCGCGATAACAACCCGGTGATCTTCATGGAATCGGAGCTGATGTACGGCGATAAAATGGCTGTTCCCGAGGAAGAATACCTGATTCCGCTAGGTAAGGCCGATATCAAACGTCAGGGTAAAGATGTTACCATCGTTTCTTTCGGTAAAATGATCCCCCGCGTGGTAATGCCTGCGGTGCTTCAACTGGAAAAAGAAGGTATTGACGTGGAAGTGATAGACCTGCGCACCGTTCGTCCGATCGATTATCCTGCGGTGATTGAATCAGTTAAGAAAACCAACCGCTGCGTGGTGGTGGAGGAAGCGTGGCCTCTGGCTTCGATCTCTTCGGAAATCGCTTACCACATCCAGCGCAATGCATTTGATTATATGGACGCGCCGGTGATCCGTGTAACGAGCCGCGACGTGCCTTTGCCATACGCGCCAACGCTGATCGAAGAGATCCTGCCTAACGTGAAGCGCACCATAGACGCCGTGAAATCGGTGCTTTACAAGTAA
- a CDS encoding polysaccharide deacetylase family protein, whose translation MKYIKIASPGSNAFLWLLTAVVGSAFWGCGSPLGKPGAGGIAISFDDHFIKEWYELRPLFQKYNAKATFFITCPDSLQAEEVAMLKQLEKEGHEIGFHGTVHAKSTELMAAGGPKGYIEAELEPGLRHMHAAGFKPVSYAHPGGNHNERVDSVLLAQGFTTLRDVAISRRKFKGFQLYAWPARWMNAIYYAFDGAQKVDALMIDYDEVTEEEIAEAIKEAKENGTALMVFGHEPLYSAPQNGKYGFNVSFLAAVLREAHAQQLKFYTMSELPKVK comes from the coding sequence TTGAAATACATTAAAATCGCTTCGCCGGGCTCAAACGCATTTCTTTGGTTACTTACGGCCGTGGTCGGCAGCGCATTCTGGGGCTGCGGCAGTCCGTTGGGCAAGCCCGGTGCAGGCGGTATTGCCATCTCGTTCGACGATCATTTCATCAAAGAATGGTACGAACTAAGGCCGTTGTTTCAGAAATATAATGCCAAAGCGACCTTCTTCATCACCTGTCCCGACAGCCTGCAAGCCGAAGAAGTTGCAATGTTGAAACAATTGGAAAAAGAAGGGCACGAAATAGGCTTCCACGGTACAGTACATGCCAAATCCACGGAACTCATGGCCGCCGGTGGTCCGAAAGGCTACATCGAAGCCGAGCTCGAACCGGGACTGCGGCACATGCATGCGGCTGGTTTTAAACCGGTTTCTTACGCGCATCCGGGTGGCAACCACAACGAGCGTGTGGATTCGGTGTTGTTAGCGCAAGGTTTTACGACGCTGCGTGATGTGGCTATTTCGAGACGAAAGTTCAAAGGCTTCCAACTCTACGCCTGGCCGGCGCGGTGGATGAATGCGATTTATTATGCATTCGATGGCGCGCAAAAAGTCGATGCGTTAATGATCGATTATGACGAGGTGACCGAAGAGGAAATCGCCGAGGCGATCAAAGAAGCGAAGGAAAATGGCACTGCATTAATGGTTTTCGGGCATGAGCCGTTGTACAGCGCGCCGCAGAATGGCAAATATGGTTTTAATGTCAGCTTTCTCGCGGCGGTTTTGCGTGAGGCGCATGCGCAGCAATTGAAATTCTACACGATGTCGGAACTGCCGAAAGTGAAATAG